One Candidatus Binatia bacterium DNA segment encodes these proteins:
- the dusB gene encoding tRNA dihydrouridine synthase DusB: protein MAASFSLGEMRIDPALVLAPMSGVTDMAFRRLIRELNPGAVGLVVSEFISIEGLTRKDLRSQRMLTYHPNEHPISIQIFGADADRMAEAAAMVQATGVDVLDINCGCPVPKVVRRGGGADLMRQADRLEKLLRAVKRELSIPLTLKVRAGWDENSINAPEIAQMAESCGVEMMGVHGRTRVQLYKGAADWEIIRSVKDAVGIPVLGSGDVVSVATARKRWEVGGVDGLLIGRGAMENPWIFSQLAADLKGETAPTPTLEDRFAALRRYYELLLESYPEKTAAPRLRGMGCRTLKSFPGSAILRDRVGKSRTAEELFQLLEDFLAYRDRKGHAAA, encoded by the coding sequence ATGGCTGCATCGTTTTCTCTCGGGGAAATGCGGATTGACCCGGCACTTGTCCTCGCTCCGATGTCGGGTGTGACCGATATGGCTTTCCGCCGTTTGATTCGGGAATTGAACCCGGGGGCTGTGGGCCTTGTGGTGAGCGAGTTCATCTCAATTGAAGGCCTGACTCGTAAGGATCTGCGCAGTCAAAGGATGCTGACCTACCACCCGAACGAACATCCGATCTCAATCCAGATCTTCGGCGCGGACGCGGACCGGATGGCCGAAGCGGCCGCCATGGTCCAGGCGACCGGAGTGGATGTCCTCGACATCAATTGTGGATGTCCGGTTCCAAAAGTCGTTCGTCGCGGGGGTGGCGCTGATCTCATGCGTCAGGCCGACCGACTGGAGAAACTTCTGCGTGCGGTCAAGCGGGAGCTCTCGATCCCCCTCACGCTCAAGGTACGCGCGGGATGGGATGAGAATTCGATCAACGCGCCGGAGATCGCCCAGATGGCCGAGTCCTGCGGCGTTGAAATGATGGGCGTCCACGGCCGGACCCGAGTGCAGCTCTACAAGGGAGCTGCGGATTGGGAAATCATTCGCTCGGTCAAGGATGCCGTCGGTATTCCGGTGCTGGGTAGCGGTGATGTCGTTTCGGTGGCGACGGCACGAAAACGGTGGGAGGTGGGTGGCGTTGATGGCCTGCTCATCGGTCGCGGCGCAATGGAAAATCCTTGGATCTTCTCGCAACTGGCAGCGGACCTGAAAGGCGAAACCGCACCGACACCAACTCTCGAGGATCGTTTCGCGGCCCTGCGGCGCTATTACGAACTTCTCCTCGAGAGCTACCCCGAGAAGACCGCTGCTCCGCGACTCCGCGGGATGGGCTGTCGGACGCTGAAATCGTTTCCGGGCAGCGCCATCCTTCGGGATCGTGTTGGCAAATCGCGCACCGCGGAGGAGCTTTTTCAATTGCTGGAGGACTTTCTCGCATACCGCGATCGCAAGGGGCATGCGGCAGCCTAG